One segment of Planctomyces sp. SH-PL62 DNA contains the following:
- a CDS encoding exopolysaccharide transport family protein, whose amino-acid sequence MQVNPTSILRGLLRNWWKILGLWLIASLPLVYGIYTQVKPTYIAYSVIRIEPTQPELFGSSSRGDGSSSIERIIETARAALISDRVLNGAIIDPQVSGLPFIKGSLSPRTELKERLAIVNPRNTEFVHVSLESTNPEEAAAIVNAVVASYLQAQNELTEGADGLMKKSLEDYLKKMIDDKKEKVKELSTLMSKGKVDSQSLTPNQASQANTAGPAAPADGTVQDSSKARNLGDVSIEQYRKWKDRLLETQVDLFQAKALLEQRTADYQNGAEIEQLESGLRPSEEELTERIQAAFLADPAIADLRDEILTVRDRLSHVVSNARKGNDPSKRAHEARLKQLEGQHADFWAQRYPEIRAQILAELEGRPTPTNPVRDESIKSIPELRADVEALERERKAITEALAQAELETKESNSETYTARYLQAEIDSMTHDQQIVHRRLEDLKFRTDRDMVRVSLYDRAAVPRVPSSSKRIKLMAAAPMGIMALVLGIFSLLEVKAERVGDPDQLSTRVQSEVYSLPPIPMSRSPRRLGAPGDDDQIERFIQRLDHLRFAVCGDHPEVGLGRCVLISSAVGGEGKTTLAAQLAARCGHSGHSTLLIDADLRRGALSPLLDVADSKGLSDLLMNEDLNPEDLAIPVQGGTFHLLSAGTPTSDTSRVFQGRAFGMLIARLRQLYDLIIIDSPPILPVPDALIMGRWTDGVVLTSRYDVSRAPQVERARRQLDLAGIPVLGTVINGMRTSDSYYGRYSYSRPGASTTDRERPADATSAG is encoded by the coding sequence ATGCAGGTCAATCCGACCAGCATCCTGCGGGGGTTGCTCCGAAACTGGTGGAAGATCCTGGGCTTGTGGCTGATCGCGTCGCTCCCGCTGGTCTACGGGATCTACACCCAGGTCAAGCCGACCTACATCGCCTACAGCGTCATCCGGATCGAGCCCACGCAGCCGGAGCTGTTCGGAAGCTCCTCCCGGGGGGACGGGAGCTCCTCGATCGAGCGGATCATCGAGACCGCCCGGGCCGCACTCATCAGCGACCGGGTCCTCAACGGTGCCATCATCGACCCGCAGGTCTCCGGGCTGCCGTTCATCAAGGGGTCGCTCTCGCCGCGGACCGAGCTGAAGGAACGACTCGCGATCGTCAACCCCCGGAACACCGAGTTCGTCCACGTCTCGCTGGAATCGACCAATCCCGAGGAAGCGGCCGCCATCGTCAACGCCGTCGTCGCGAGCTACCTCCAGGCTCAGAACGAGTTGACGGAGGGCGCCGACGGACTCATGAAGAAGAGCCTGGAGGACTACCTCAAGAAGATGATCGACGACAAGAAGGAGAAGGTGAAGGAGCTCTCGACGCTGATGAGCAAGGGGAAGGTCGACTCCCAGTCGCTCACGCCGAACCAGGCGAGCCAGGCCAACACCGCCGGCCCCGCGGCGCCCGCCGACGGGACCGTCCAGGATTCGTCCAAGGCCCGGAATCTCGGCGACGTCTCGATCGAGCAGTATCGCAAGTGGAAAGACAGGCTCCTGGAGACCCAGGTCGACCTGTTCCAGGCCAAGGCCCTGCTCGAGCAGCGCACGGCCGACTATCAGAACGGCGCCGAGATCGAGCAGCTCGAGTCGGGCCTTCGCCCATCGGAGGAGGAGCTGACGGAGCGGATCCAGGCCGCGTTCCTCGCCGACCCGGCGATCGCCGACCTCCGAGACGAGATCCTCACGGTCCGCGACCGGCTCTCGCACGTCGTGAGCAACGCGAGGAAGGGGAACGACCCCTCGAAGCGGGCCCACGAGGCGCGCCTGAAGCAGCTCGAGGGCCAGCACGCCGACTTCTGGGCCCAGCGCTACCCCGAGATCCGCGCCCAGATCCTCGCCGAGCTGGAAGGCCGCCCGACCCCGACCAACCCCGTCCGGGACGAGTCGATCAAGTCGATCCCCGAGCTGCGGGCCGACGTGGAGGCCCTGGAGCGCGAGCGCAAGGCCATCACCGAGGCGCTCGCCCAGGCCGAGCTCGAGACCAAGGAGTCCAACTCGGAGACCTACACGGCCCGCTACCTCCAGGCCGAGATCGACAGCATGACGCACGACCAACAGATCGTGCACCGTCGGCTGGAAGACCTGAAGTTCCGGACCGACCGGGACATGGTCCGGGTCTCCCTGTACGACCGGGCCGCGGTCCCCAGGGTCCCCTCGTCCAGCAAGCGGATCAAGCTGATGGCGGCGGCGCCGATGGGGATCATGGCCCTGGTGCTGGGGATCTTCTCGCTGCTGGAGGTGAAGGCGGAGCGAGTCGGCGACCCCGACCAGCTCTCGACCCGGGTCCAGTCCGAGGTCTACTCGCTGCCGCCGATCCCGATGTCGCGGTCCCCGCGGCGGCTGGGCGCCCCCGGCGACGACGACCAGATCGAACGGTTCATCCAACGCCTCGACCACCTGCGGTTCGCCGTCTGCGGAGACCATCCCGAGGTCGGCCTGGGGCGCTGCGTGCTGATCAGCAGCGCCGTCGGCGGCGAGGGGAAGACGACCCTGGCGGCCCAGCTCGCGGCCCGTTGCGGCCACTCCGGACACTCGACCTTGCTCATCGACGCCGACCTCCGGCGCGGGGCTTTGAGCCCGCTGCTCGACGTCGCCGACAGCAAGGGGCTCAGCGACCTGCTGATGAACGAGGACCTGAACCCCGAGGACCTGGCGATCCCGGTCCAGGGGGGGACGTTCCACCTGCTCAGCGCCGGGACCCCGACGTCGGACACCAGCCGGGTCTTCCAGGGCCGGGCCTTCGGGATGCTGATCGCCCGGCTGCGGCAGCTATACGATCTGATCATCATCGACTCGCCGCCGATCCTGCCGGTCCCCGACGCCCTGATCATGGGACGCTGGACCGACGGCGTGGTCCTGACCTCGCGTTACGACGTCAGCCGCGCGCCCCAGGTCGAACGGGCCCGCCGCCAGCTCGACCTGGCCGGCATCCCCGTCCTGGGGACGGTGATCAACGGGATGCGGACCTCGGATTCGTATTACGGCCGTTACAGCTACAGCCGACCGGGAGCCTCCACGACCGACCGGGAACGGCCGGCCGACGCGACCTCCGCCGGCTGA
- a CDS encoding carbamoyltransferase: protein MTAILGISAFYHDSAAALVVDGRIAAAAQEERFTRIKHDAAFPSRAVAYCLEEAGLTPADVEYVAFYDKPLTKFERLLETYLAYAPVGFASFRRAIPLWLKDKLHMRRMIRRELGEGCRARLVFTDHHESHAASAFFPSPFDRAAILTLDGVGEWSTTTLGVGEGSRIELLDHIAFPHSLGLLYSAFTYYCGFRVNSGEYKLMGLAPYGRPIYKDAILERLIDLKPDGSFWLDMDYFQYCQGLTMTGGRFHDLFGGPPRSPESTLEQRHMDLAASIQWVTEEVVLRIGREASRKTGAKNLVMAGGVALNCVANGRLLREGPFDDVWIQPAAGDAGGALGAAQFVWHQLLGRPRQPQGRDSQRGSFLGPRFSNEEIGRFLAGKGVDASPCETEAELDEQVAALLAEGKIIGWFQGRMEFGPRSLGGRSIIGDPRSPAMQATMNLKIKFRESFRPFAPAVLRDRASEWFEIDPKHESPYMLLVAPVREDKRTPVDADLLKTMQDDPDLRRRVNVVRSEVPAVTHVDYSARMQTVDEERNPRFHHLLEAFERLTGCPILVNTSFNVRGEPIVCTPEDAYRCFLATDMDALVLEDYVIIKDEAAREAGASVRERYLSQFQLD from the coding sequence ATGACGGCGATCCTGGGTATCTCCGCGTTCTATCACGACAGCGCGGCCGCCCTGGTGGTGGACGGCCGGATCGCGGCCGCCGCCCAGGAGGAGCGGTTCACGCGGATCAAGCACGACGCGGCGTTTCCCTCTCGGGCCGTCGCCTACTGCCTGGAGGAAGCCGGTCTCACGCCCGCCGACGTCGAATACGTCGCCTTCTACGACAAGCCGCTCACGAAGTTCGAACGCCTCCTGGAAACCTACCTGGCCTACGCCCCGGTCGGCTTCGCCAGCTTTCGCCGGGCGATCCCGCTCTGGCTCAAGGACAAGCTCCACATGCGGCGGATGATCCGCCGCGAGCTGGGGGAAGGCTGCCGCGCCCGCCTGGTCTTCACCGACCACCACGAGAGCCACGCCGCCAGCGCCTTCTTCCCCAGCCCGTTCGACCGCGCCGCGATCCTGACCCTCGACGGCGTCGGCGAGTGGAGCACCACGACCCTCGGCGTGGGCGAGGGCTCGCGGATCGAGCTCCTGGACCACATCGCGTTCCCGCACTCGCTGGGGCTGCTCTATTCGGCCTTCACCTACTATTGCGGCTTCCGGGTCAACAGCGGCGAATACAAGCTGATGGGCCTGGCCCCGTACGGTCGGCCGATCTACAAGGATGCGATCCTGGAGCGGCTGATCGACCTCAAGCCCGACGGCAGCTTCTGGCTGGACATGGACTACTTCCAGTACTGCCAGGGCCTGACCATGACCGGCGGCCGGTTCCACGACCTGTTCGGCGGCCCCCCGAGGTCCCCCGAATCCACGCTCGAGCAGCGCCACATGGACCTGGCGGCGAGCATCCAGTGGGTGACGGAGGAGGTCGTCCTGCGGATCGGCCGGGAGGCGTCCCGGAAGACCGGGGCGAAGAACCTGGTGATGGCCGGCGGCGTGGCCCTCAACTGCGTCGCCAACGGCCGGCTGCTGCGCGAAGGGCCGTTCGACGACGTCTGGATCCAGCCCGCGGCCGGCGACGCCGGCGGCGCGCTCGGCGCGGCCCAGTTCGTCTGGCATCAGCTCCTGGGGAGGCCTCGCCAGCCCCAGGGGCGCGACTCCCAGCGGGGGAGTTTCCTCGGCCCTCGGTTCAGCAACGAGGAGATCGGCCGGTTCCTGGCGGGGAAGGGGGTGGACGCCTCCCCCTGCGAGACCGAGGCCGAGCTGGACGAGCAGGTCGCCGCGCTGCTCGCCGAGGGGAAGATCATCGGCTGGTTCCAGGGCCGGATGGAGTTCGGCCCCCGCTCGCTCGGGGGGCGGAGCATCATCGGCGATCCGCGATCGCCCGCCATGCAGGCGACGATGAACCTCAAGATCAAGTTCCGCGAGAGCTTCCGCCCGTTCGCCCCGGCCGTCCTCCGCGACCGCGCCTCCGAGTGGTTCGAGATCGACCCGAAGCATGAGAGCCCGTACATGCTCCTGGTCGCCCCGGTGCGCGAGGACAAACGCACGCCGGTCGACGCCGACCTGCTCAAGACCATGCAGGACGACCCCGACCTTCGCCGCCGCGTCAACGTCGTCCGCTCCGAGGTCCCGGCCGTCACCCACGTCGACTACAGCGCCCGGATGCAGACCGTCGACGAGGAGCGCAACCCCCGGTTCCATCACCTCCTGGAAGCCTTCGAGCGGCTCACCGGCTGCCCGATCCTGGTGAACACCAGCTTCAACGTCCGGGGCGAGCCGATCGTCTGCACGCCCGAGGACGCCTACCGCTGCTTCCTGGCGACCGACATGGACGCGCTGGTCCTCGAAGACTACGTGATCATCAAGGACGAGGCCGCCCGCGAGGCCGGCGCGAGCGTCCGCGAACGCTATCTCTCCCAGTTCCAGCTGGACTGA
- a CDS encoding exosortase/archaeosortase family protein, which translates to MAQIPMYQSSADPSRPSGPTTALDRDLSWLPSALVGAALVAFAYAPNILSLVTIWNNEPNYSHGFLVIPIAAVIFWRRLVDRPYSWTPYQASWGTWALLGGMLILRGLAYERGMSWFETATLIPVTGCVVYALGGPALLARAWPAVAFLVFMLPLPPSINTMVSLPLQRIATAGSCFVLQLTGLWVVPSGNVINLSTPMGPQQLEVAMACNGLSMLMTLAATVTATIILVPMPTWKRIVVLLSALPIALISNIARIVATGWCYYYMESELARQRSHDWSGFLMMPLALVLVGLELWLLSWLVDEADIEPTDRPIGLDAIQPRRA; encoded by the coding sequence TTGGCTCAAATCCCCATGTACCAGTCTTCCGCGGATCCGTCCCGCCCCTCCGGGCCGACGACGGCGTTGGATCGGGACCTGTCGTGGCTGCCGTCGGCGCTCGTGGGAGCGGCGCTGGTGGCCTTCGCCTACGCCCCCAACATCCTCTCGCTGGTCACGATCTGGAACAACGAGCCGAACTATTCGCACGGATTCCTGGTCATCCCGATCGCGGCCGTCATCTTCTGGCGCCGCCTGGTCGACCGCCCCTACTCCTGGACCCCTTACCAGGCCTCCTGGGGGACCTGGGCCCTCCTGGGCGGGATGTTGATCCTGCGGGGCCTGGCGTATGAACGGGGGATGTCCTGGTTCGAGACGGCGACCTTGATCCCGGTGACGGGCTGCGTCGTCTACGCCCTGGGGGGCCCGGCGCTGCTGGCGAGGGCCTGGCCGGCGGTCGCGTTCCTCGTCTTCATGCTCCCCCTGCCGCCGTCGATCAACACGATGGTCTCGCTCCCCCTCCAGCGGATCGCCACGGCCGGGAGCTGCTTCGTCCTGCAACTCACCGGCCTCTGGGTCGTGCCGTCGGGGAACGTGATCAACCTGAGCACGCCCATGGGCCCCCAGCAGCTCGAAGTCGCCATGGCGTGCAACGGCCTCTCGATGCTGATGACGCTGGCCGCCACCGTGACCGCGACCATCATCCTCGTCCCGATGCCGACCTGGAAGCGGATCGTCGTGCTGCTCAGCGCCCTGCCCATCGCCCTGATCAGCAACATCGCGCGGATCGTCGCCACCGGCTGGTGCTATTACTACATGGAAAGCGAGCTCGCGCGGCAGCGGTCGCACGACTGGTCGGGCTTCCTGATGATGCCGCTGGCGCTGGTGCTGGTGGGCCTGGAACTCTGGCTCCTGTCCTGGCTGGTCGACGAGGCCGACATCGAGCCGACCGACCGCCCCATCGGCCTCGACGCCATCCAGCCGAGGCGGGCTTGA
- a CDS encoding exosortase-associated EpsI family protein: protein MENALIDQPAATALDPVERASDAARARPARRIEVRWVLMIGLLLGVSGLIRYARDFQFQALEDESKVAPFPLKEIPTLLGGWRMEEGAETTLDPQIARLAGSSDHIVRSYVNEKSGEKATVLVIYGLAPLVWGHTPEICYPSSGYKEVAPPHDVTVDVQDPKLAVPFREAVYGLFQGGASSYHDVFYSFRNAGEWIPDMGKRWKRFRSHPGMFKIQVERQVKSAGATDEACHDLLAALVAEIETRLKAGPAASPAVASAE, encoded by the coding sequence ATGGAGAACGCCTTGATCGACCAGCCGGCTGCAACGGCCCTCGACCCCGTGGAGCGAGCCTCCGACGCCGCGCGAGCTCGCCCCGCCCGAAGGATCGAAGTCCGCTGGGTCCTGATGATCGGCCTCCTGCTGGGCGTCTCCGGCCTGATCCGCTACGCGCGAGATTTCCAGTTCCAGGCCCTCGAAGACGAGAGCAAGGTCGCGCCGTTCCCGCTCAAGGAGATCCCCACCCTCCTGGGGGGCTGGCGGATGGAAGAAGGGGCGGAGACGACCCTCGACCCCCAGATCGCGCGACTCGCCGGGTCGAGCGACCACATCGTCCGCAGCTATGTCAACGAGAAGTCGGGCGAGAAGGCCACCGTCCTGGTGATCTACGGCCTGGCGCCCCTGGTCTGGGGCCACACGCCCGAGATCTGCTATCCCTCCTCCGGCTACAAGGAGGTCGCCCCTCCCCACGACGTGACGGTCGACGTGCAGGATCCCAAGCTCGCCGTCCCGTTCCGCGAGGCCGTGTACGGCCTCTTCCAGGGGGGCGCCTCGTCCTACCACGACGTCTTCTACTCGTTCCGCAACGCCGGCGAATGGATCCCGGACATGGGCAAGCGATGGAAGCGATTCCGGAGCCACCCCGGGATGTTCAAGATCCAGGTCGAGCGCCAGGTCAAGAGCGCCGGGGCCACCGACGAGGCCTGCCACGACCTGCTCGCGGCCCTCGTCGCCGAGATCGAGACCCGGCTCAAGGCGGGACCGGCCGCGTCCCCCGCCGTCGCCTCCGCCGAGTGA
- a CDS encoding HAD-IIIA family hydrolase — translation MNENVDVNVDVDVDVEVNANAEATRDVSEPVWVWGVPFAPLTLEGSVAAIDALIERGEPSYFITANLHYVMLTHQHHDLDSINRDAAFIVADGAPIVRAARGRSASLPERVAGSDLIFHLCDLAARKGRRLFFLGAPPGVAEEAAARLIDRYPGLQIAGTACPPFRKLSAEEHEALLDQIREARPDILFVAFGQPKGERWIHENHRRLGVPVSVQVGASLEFAAGRFARAPRWMQRTGFEWLFRLLQEPRRLTSRYARNAAFLGRMRLREALRVTGRPPGARPPEASAPPHRTRPRPVAADPSRPIGRPAVFLDRDDTLIANVPYLTDPAALRLLPGAAAALVDLRRGGYALVLATNQSVVGRGRLTEEGLAEIHDELERLLAAEGAALDSIRYCTHAPRQDDRTVIEHPDRKPAPGMLLAAAAEMGLDLAASWMVGDLVSDVLAGLNAGCRSILVGSNATLAELPIPAEEGRVFVADDLAAAAALILDSPPRTAPTEMARSRE, via the coding sequence TTGAACGAGAACGTGGACGTGAACGTGGACGTGGACGTGGACGTGGAAGTGAATGCGAACGCGGAAGCGACTCGGGACGTGAGTGAACCCGTCTGGGTCTGGGGGGTCCCCTTCGCCCCGTTGACCCTCGAAGGATCGGTCGCGGCGATCGACGCCCTGATCGAGCGCGGGGAGCCGTCGTACTTCATCACGGCCAACCTCCACTACGTGATGCTGACCCATCAGCATCACGACCTGGACTCGATCAATCGGGACGCCGCGTTCATCGTGGCCGACGGCGCGCCGATCGTCCGCGCCGCCAGGGGCCGGTCGGCCTCCTTGCCGGAGCGAGTCGCCGGCTCGGACCTGATCTTCCACCTATGCGACCTCGCGGCGCGGAAAGGGCGCCGGCTCTTCTTCCTCGGCGCGCCGCCGGGGGTGGCCGAGGAGGCCGCCGCCAGGCTGATCGACCGCTATCCCGGCCTCCAGATCGCCGGCACCGCCTGCCCCCCCTTCCGCAAGCTCTCGGCCGAGGAACATGAGGCGCTGCTGGACCAGATCCGCGAGGCCCGGCCCGACATCCTGTTCGTCGCCTTCGGCCAGCCCAAGGGGGAGCGCTGGATCCACGAGAACCATCGCCGGCTGGGCGTCCCGGTCAGCGTCCAGGTGGGGGCCTCGCTGGAGTTCGCGGCCGGTCGGTTCGCCCGGGCCCCAAGATGGATGCAGCGGACGGGCTTCGAATGGCTCTTTCGACTCCTGCAAGAGCCCCGGCGGCTGACCTCGCGATACGCCCGGAACGCCGCGTTCCTGGGCCGGATGCGGCTCCGCGAAGCCCTCCGCGTGACCGGCCGACCTCCCGGCGCCCGCCCCCCCGAGGCGTCCGCGCCCCCGCACCGGACGAGGCCCCGACCCGTGGCCGCTGATCCCTCCCGGCCGATCGGTCGGCCCGCCGTCTTCCTCGACCGGGACGACACGCTGATCGCGAACGTCCCCTATCTGACCGACCCGGCCGCGCTCCGCCTCCTCCCCGGCGCGGCGGCGGCCCTGGTCGACCTCCGCCGGGGCGGCTACGCGCTGGTGCTCGCCACCAACCAGTCGGTCGTCGGCCGAGGACGGCTCACGGAAGAAGGGCTGGCCGAGATCCACGACGAGCTGGAGCGGCTGCTGGCCGCGGAAGGCGCGGCGCTCGATTCGATCCGGTACTGCACCCACGCCCCCCGCCAGGACGACCGGACCGTGATCGAGCACCCCGACCGCAAACCGGCCCCCGGCATGCTCCTGGCCGCCGCGGCGGAGATGGGCCTGGACCTGGCCGCGTCGTGGATGGTCGGCGACCTCGTCAGCGACGTGCTCGCGGGCCTGAACGCCGGCTGTCGGAGCATCCTCGTCGGCTCCAACGCGACGCTCGCCGAGCTGCCGATCCCCGCCGAGGAGGGCCGGGTCTTCGTCGCCGACGACCTTGCCGCCGCCGCCGCGCTGATCCTCGACTCCCCTCCCCGAACCGCCCCCACGGAGATGGCCCGTAGTCGTGAATGA